One bacterium genomic window, ATGGATCAGACCATTCACATGTACGCCTCATTCGTTTGGGGAATGTATATGGCGGAGCGGTTCGACACGACACTTATGCGCGCTTGCTGGAATGGTGCCCGCTATAAGTCGGTCTACGACGCAATGTCGGACTCATTGGTTGCGATGACCGGATACACGCAGGATTCTGCCTTCGCCGAATTTGCGGTATGGAACTATTTCACCGGGTCCCGCGATCTTGGGCAGCACTATCTGGAAGGTTCATTTTATCCAGCTATGACGGTGGACCGTCAGCACACGATCTATCCCACCAATAACCAGACCAGCCCGGTCAGCCCGCAGGGATATGCCGCATGCTACGTTGAGTTTTATCCAACTGCCGCGACAGGAAAATTACGCGTGACCTTCGATGGCGGCAATGCCGTCGAGTGGGGCGCCTACCTGATCAAGTTCACGACCCCGACAACCTATACCACTGAAAAGTTCTTTTTGACCGGGCCGAATTGGGTCGACACTATTGATGTGTTGAACTTCAACACCTACCACAAGGTCGTTCTGGTGGGAGCGAATGTCACGCAGTTCGGGGTATCTTCCGCATTCAACTATTCTGCCGCCATAGCCCAGCCTCTGGAGATGAGCAGCAGCATCGGCGGTGGATCGCCGGTCTATTCCGGTGGACAGCGCACCTGTAGCGTGCTGGTGAAAAATACCGGGACTATCAACAACTCAGTGCGGGTCTCTTACAGCGATGCGCTCGGCTGGGTAACAACCGGGAACCAGTCGCGCTTCCTCGTACCCGGAGACAGTTCATTTGTGACTTTCCCGGTTCAGCCACCCCAGGGCACACCCCTAGGCTCAAATTCATATGTCACCGCTCAGATCGTCTCGCTCATTGACACCACCGTCACGCAAACGAGAAACACGAATGCGACCACGGTCCTTTATCGCGGCGATGTCAATTTCTCGGGAAGCATTGATGTGAGTGATCTTTCCGTGCTCATCGCCTATGTGCTTGGATTGGGCCCGCAACCCCAACCGAGTATCGAGGCCGGAAATATGGACTGCGCGGGAGGTGTGGACCTCAGCGACCTGTCGTATATGATCGCATACATGATCCTCGGCACCGGAGGGAGTCCCTGTAACCCATACTAGGTAGCCGACATAACCGGGACATTTTAGTTGACATTGTTGGGGGCTGCAAATATCCTGTAGGCAACAGGTATACAACACATTTGCTGGCATCACACGGACTGTGATGGCTTTGAGAGGGGGAACCCGGTGGAAAATAACTTCCAAAACAGGGTTCTTGTTTGCAGCGAATGTCGTGAGGAGTTTGTTTTTACTGTTCAGGCGCAGCAATACTTTGCTGAACGAGGTTATACAGAGGATCCCAAACGCTGTAAAACCTGCCACCAGCAGTACAAAAGGACGCAACGCGGCCAACATCACGACATGGAACATCAGGAAATCCAACTTCCTGAGTGAGTCGATTGAACAGAAAAATTAACCCCGGCTACTAGCCGGGGTTGATCAGAGAGGAGGGGGAAAGGGACACTCGCGTGTCCCATCGGAACAGGTCTGTCTAATTATCGCATCAAAACCATCTTCCGCGTCATCTGCTCGTAATCTGAAGTGAATCGATAAAGATATATCCCCGAAGCGACTGGCTGACCGTCATCGGTCGTCGCATCCCAGGTCAATGTCGTTTCGCCTATCGGCGCCCGATCAGAGTAGAGACGGCGCACTTTCTGCCCAGTCAAATTGTAAATGTCAACCGTGACATCCTGCGACACGATCAGTTCGAACTTGATCACTGTCGACGGATTAAACGGATTCGGATAATTCTGGTCAAGTGTCGCCGTTACCGGTAGGACCGACGGCGGGTCATCCTCGGTTCCCGATGCCAGGGTGACGATCAGGTTTGCCTGGATTATCTGGCCGATCGTCGCTATAGACGATACCTGGACATTGGTGGTCGCACCGGCATACGTGGTAGCGGCCGGAGTCGAGGAATCGGAGAACGTGGTGTTATTTGTATTTCCAGGGAACGGATCGCCGCCATCGCCGGCATCCACCTTATGCTCCAATTCATACAGGCCGTCTGCCTGTTCCAGCGCAACACCGTAGTGGTTGGCGGCTGTTTGGCCGGGCCACCATTCCTGCGAATTCGGAGTTCCACCCGCATTTTTGAGATCATCGATATGCCATATCAACAGGCCGGTCGATGGCAGATAGGCATCATAGCCAACATGCTGACGATTCTCGACCAGGAAGTAATTGGTCGTAATCAGGCCACCAGTCCACATGCGATAGATCGTTCCACCAGCCTCGACATTGGTGATCTGCTGGTTTGACAGCGGAGTCGTCACATTGGTGGAAGTCGCAAAGCCCATATCGATACGGCACCAGGCGGACGGATGCGAGGGGGATCCGCCACGGTTAGAGGGGCCATTCCAGCTTCCATAGGACATCAGGCACCAGCGGCCAATACCATTGGAGCTGTTGTCGGTGTCATACAGGTCGGGCAACCCAAAGCCGTGGGCCAATTCATGCGCATACACGCCGATGGTCATATCGCCGGGATTGGACCAATACTCCGGCTGCATGGTATAGTTGAAAACTCTCACGCCATCGAGAAGGCGCGGAGTGATACCCCACTTGTGCGACCAGATATCGGTATTGGCGCCGGTGAATTCCGCGCCACGTCCGGAGTGGATCACCATGACGACATCGACGTAACCGTCACTGTCATTATCATACTGAGTATAATCAACCAGTGGATTGATCTGATCTACCAGATCTTCGACCAATTTCTGGGAGTTATTCGGGTAAGAACCGAGACCCTGCGCATTATTGACATAATAAGCGTAGGTCTGCGGAGCGGTCCGCCAGCCGAGCGATGACGGCATATTGACCGTCACGATATCGATCTGCGCATACGAGACCTCATCAAAGTAGTCCCGCACGGTATTGCCTGAAGTACTGAAGACCAGGGAATCGAAAAACGTCGCACTGACCTGGCTGGCATGGTCCGAGAACTGAACCAGGATCGCCAGGATACGGAACGGCGTTCCGGCAGACGGGGAGAGCGATGCTTTCGCCTGACTGCGGGCCGCAGCCAACGCACGTTTCAGCGACTCGTCGGGAATACAGACGCCTTTGGCCTGTAATTCATCACGATGTTCGATATAATAGCTCGGGGCCTGCTTGCCCGCCGCTGTACTCTGCACCAGGTCAGGATGCGGTGGCATCGCCAGAGCTGATAACACGCCACTGAAAATGAAAAGCGTGGCGAAAATGAAAATTCGTGCGGTGGTCTTCATCTCTATCCTCATCTTCCGTTAGAATTGCAGTCCAGTGGAAAGGGCCAGGTGTACTCCTTTCGAGGAGTAACCGGAGCCGGTGGTGCCGGTGACAGCGGCGGCGTCGACATAAAAGGCCAGCAAATGCAGTCCGCTGCCAAACGAGAATGCGGCGTTGCGATCCCCACCGGTCGCATAACCAACGCGGAGCGGGAGCATCCCGATCGGTGACCACTCTGCACCAACCGCCAGACGCGGCTTGGTTGAAATGCCGTTCTGCGAACGGAACTTCTGCTGATAGTCAACCGCCCAGACCAGGCTGCCGGCGGTATTGGCAATACCGACAGTCATGACCGATGGTATCGTGGTCTCAAAACTGGCTATCTCGCGCGTGTAATTCTCAGAGACGACATAGTCTTCTTCCATGTTGTCAGCAGTCATGGTATCGAAATTGAAAATGTAACCATGTTCTTCCGTCTCATTATCCCAGGTCAGCTTGGAGAAGAAATTCTCGATCTTGATACCGGCGGTGTAGCTGTTGTTCAGCTTGAGCGCGGCGCCAAGATCCAAACCGTAGCCGGTTCCACCTGTCGCCGTCTGCGCGACCAAATTTCCCTGTCCGGCATAACCGGTCGCATAGGTCGCGACCATCCCCTGCAGCTCGACCACCTGTTCAATGGCGATTCCACGGAGATATTTTGCGGTGAAGCCGACCGAAAGCTGGCGGCTTCCGCTGGTGTAAATAGGCATGCCGTAGGAGAGTCCAGCCGAGGCATAGCTGACTGCATCGGAGTATGAACCGTCAACACTGATCGTATCAGCGAACGTATTGCCGTTGAGGACAAGTTCGAAGATATCGCGATTCAGATTTACATCGGCGGTACCGATCCCGAGGACGGTTAGTCCGAACGGTCCGGCGGAGATCGCCATAGCGGTCGCCTCAACATCGGCGGCTAGTCGCAAACCGTCATCCGGGATCTTGCCCAGAATATCTGCTTTGTCTTCAGCGGTCAGGAAAGCACCTGTGTACTTATTGTAATCCGCCAGCGTGAAGCTGTTGTTCGAAATATTCGCGCCAACTCCGACAAACTCGATGCCGGTGTTGCGGTGGGACGCCAGGCCGAGATTGGCCGGGTTATAACGCGCGGCATCAACGCCCGAGGCGAGGCCGATATGCGCGCCACCCATGGCGACCGAGCGAGCCGAGGACTGACCAGAGGCCAGCGCCTGCGACGAGAGGATCAGGACCAGCGTCAGAAGGCTGGCCATGACCAGCAGCCATCCAAATGCGAGCGGCCGCTCAACTGCTTTTTCCATCATTTTAGTCCGTTTCATTGCGGCCTCCCTTAAAATTCACCGTCAAATCGGTATTCAACTTCGATCCGGCCGATCACCGAGATGAAGTCATTCTTGGTCAGCTTCACCGGCTGGCCATTGGAGCCATGCAGGATCAATTCCTGGCCGATATACAGCTTCGCATGCTTCAGGATCTGGATATCCGCGCTGTCCAGCAGGATCGTCTGTTCGCCCGTGGAAAGCGTATCCACGACCACACTCGACACCACCGGCGCCGCACTGACCGAAATAGAGTCGATCACCAGTTCCGGATTGGTATACAGCGTGGCGGAATCAGCGGAAAAGACCAGGGAGATCGAGGCACCTAACGGAAGGTGGTTTGTAATATTGTACACCAGACGCGCTTCAATAACGTGGTCTGTGATCTGGTCGATATCATCCTGCTCGATCTCTTCGGATTCGATATCCGTTTCGATCGGGGTTTCCGGTATGATCATCTCAACTGGAGCATCGATCCGGACTGTGCCGGTGATATAGTCACCATCACGGATCGTCCCGGAGCTGCCATCACCGAATGAGGCGGAACCAGAAATGGAAACCTGCGACGGTAACGGGGAGAGGAAGTTGGCGACATCGGTTTCGGTCAGCGTGGTGGTGGCGGCCGTCGCCAGCACGCGAGCATTGACCAGCCCGTTGATATTCAGGGTCTTGCCGTTGTTGCCTACGAGATTGATATCCAACTGGCCGGGAAGGCCGACTGAGTTCTCAAGTTCGATCGTCAGCACGGCGTTAACCAACTGAATGGAGTCAAAGCCGGTCGGGACATCGATATCCTGCACGATCGGGTCGATCGTCATATTTGTGCTGCTGAAATTGCCGGTGACGGCGGTAAAGGTCAGGCCGCTGATCGAGGCCTGCACGCCGAAGCTGTTGATCGAACTGACCGTCACCTGGTTCGGCGCGGTTTCAGCGATCGTGGCGCTGATGTTGATCGGCAGTTCCTGCGGAAGTACGATATCTGCAGGCGAGAGCACATAGCCGGCAAGCGGGATAGAAACGTTAGTAGTTCCCGACGAAGTGACCTGGCGGGTCACCTGCAATGGGACGTTATTCAGTTTCAGGTCAGGGATGGTGATCTCCAGAGTCGCCGGCAGGGCAGAGTTGTTATTGATCGTCAGGCCGACCTGACCACCGGAGAGAACCGCACTGGTAATGACATCAGATTCATCGAGAGAAACAGCGTCGCTGAAATCGCGGCTGATCGCCGGGATTTCCGCCATCGCGCCATCCACTGTCAGATCGCTGACGAAATGGATCTCCACGGCAAATTCGCGACCATCCGCGGACGGGATCGCCCCGCCGGGAGTATGGCACATCGCGGTTGCCGAAAAACTATTGGAAATGGTCTGGCCATCGAGTACGAACAGCACAGAGTCGGTTTCGCCATCATTGATTCCGGCCGCGAACGTCTGGGTACCGACCGTCAGGCTTCGCCCTTCATCAAAAAGCGTCACCGACACGGTATTCAGATTGATTCCCAGATTATTGGTAGCGACCAGATAAAGACTGCCATCCGCGATCGTCGCTGAGGTCATTCCCGACAAAGCCGGGAAAGTCGCAGGTATATCAAAAGACAGATCCGGCACGACTGCCGGGTAGATCTGCGGAATGCTTGGCATGTCGCCGATCGGGACTGTCACCGGCGTGACATTCGGAGCGGCTATGGTGAACTGTCCGAGTTGCTGGCTGATATTATAGGAGAGCGAGGCCGTAGTTAGATTGGCGGCGTCAAGCTGGACCGTATCCAGCGCCTGCTCCACAGAGAAAACGACATTGCTGTCATCATCCATCGAGATCGCATCCTGATCGATGCGACTGATGATCTCCGGCATATCATAGGTGCGATTAACCAGCGGAACGACTAACTGCGTATTCCATTCGGGCGCCTCGGGCTTTTTCACGGTGCACTGGACCATGCTGAGCACCACGACCACAATTAGGGTCAGGAAGATCAGCTTGGCTCCCCAGTGGAGCATGAAATTCCCCAGGCTGACTTGTGAGTCATCTTTCTGCCTGGACCGACGGTTGCGTGACATACTTTCCCCTTTCCTCCTGTTTCCGTTTCAACACAGCAGGACAAACGCAAAGCCGATGCCAATCCGTTTTGCGCTCGTAATACAAAGAGAGGCAAGGGAATACGTCGGCGTCGCCGAACCGTCTCTCAGCGGTTCTGAGGGGAGAGTGCCAGCCTATGGGGGGATCCCCATAGGTCGGATAGATTTGACCTGATCGATCTTTCTGGTTACTTTGTACGACTGGGAGACAACTCGATGACGATGTCCAAATATGATCGGATGCTGCATATCCTGAACCTGCTCCGATCACGACGAAATCTCAATGCCGCCACGCTGGCCAAAGAGTGTGGTTGCACGGAACGCTCCATCTACCGCGATATCATTTCGCTGTCCGAAGCAAATGTCCCGATCTACTACGACAATGGATACAAGCTGGCGACCGACAATTTCCTGCCGCCGCTCAATTTCAATTTCGAGGAGTACAGCGCACTGCGACTGGCGCTGGAATCCACTCCGCTCAACCTGACCGGCAAGTACGGCGAGATACTTCGCCAGATCCGCGCCAAGGTGGAATCCAATCTTCCTGCAGTTGTTCGCGAGCAGAAAAAAACAGCAGTCAGTGCGACCGCGATCTCTATTGAATCAACTCAATCCGACCGAGCTGAGCTCTGGTTTGGTGAGATCGAGGCTGCCGCGCGTGAATCCTACTGTCTGGAAATGTCGTACAATTCGGTCGAGTCCGGCCCGACCAGCCGGGTGGTGGAACCATATTTTGTCGTCTTTCGGGGGCGCGCATTCTATCTGGTTGCCTACTGTCGGCTCCGCCAGGACTTTCGGACCTTCCGCCTCGACCAGATCCAATCACTGTCAAAATTCGACGAGCACTTCCAACCGCGGCAAGGGGTGACCGCCGAGCGGTATTTTGACGGAAGCTGGCAGGTTTACAGCGGTGACCCGATCGAGGTTCTGGTTCGTTTCACTGGTAAAGCCGCGAAAATCGTCTCTTCGCGAACACACCACCAGCACGAAGAAGTATCTCCCCAGGAAGACGGTTCGGTCCTCTATCGTATTACCGTTCGTGGAGTTGAGGAGATTCAGCGCTGGGTGCTGGGGTTTGGAAGCGAGGCCGAGATCCTTGAGCCAGACCAGCTCCGTTGGGAGATGAGCCGCCTCGCCCAGGCTCTCGATCAACTCTACCGAAAGAGCGACCAAGTCAGTCCCTAGCCTTCGACGTGGGCGGAAACTGCCTACAACTGCGTACAAATAACCTAATTATTCTCAAAATTGTTGAAAAGCCACTGCCGGATTTTGGCAGTGGCTTTTTCGATATTAGAACAGGAACCAATATCCATGTCGAGGCGCCGGGGGGGACGCCTCACTAAGTCTCACCCGGAGCCAAGTTTCCGACGAGACCAAAGTGAGGTTTCACCGGCCATAAGGATTTTGCAGGTGACTGTACGTGACCAAAGCTGAACGACTGATGCATCACTTGCGCTTGATGCAGACCCGCCGAGTTGTCACCGTTGATCAACTCTGCACAGCATCAAGCGTCTCCCCACGAACGATCTATCGCGACATGACCACCCTGGCGCGAATGAATGTCCCGGTCTATTTCGACAATGGCTACCGTCTCGAAAAAGACCACAATCTGCCGCTCCGCGAATTCAGCACCGATGATCTCGAACTACTCTGCTTTTGTCTGCGCAACAATCCGCTGGCGGAGTATCCGTTCTTTGAACGCCGCTTCCGCCTGATCGAACAGAAAGTCCTCTCCCGGATCGGTCAGCGCACCAAGCAGGAACATCGTACGCTGATCTACTTCGATCAGATCCTGCCGGTCGGAACCAGGGAAGAGGAGAGTAAGCTGATCCAGCGGTTTCTCCGTGCCGCTGCCCAGTCACTGAAAGTGATCCTCACGTTTCGTGACAGCTCTCCAATGCTGGAAGACTGCATGCCCGTTGGTTTGACCATGCGGGCGGAGAATCTCTTCATGGTTGCGATGGTCGGCAATGAGGCTGCGCCACGGGAAATAGAGATTCAGAAAGTTCGTTCTATCCGGATCACCCATCATAAGTTTGAGCCTCACCGGATCGCCTCGGCTCGCACCAGTCTTCGGCGCGGGAAAAAGGATTTGACCTCGTCCGACGATTGATGTACATCTGAGGTCGATGAACCCTCGACCGATCTCCCAGATCACCTTTGCCGGAGTAGTGGCGGCACTGTATGCCGTCCTGACCCTGGCGTTGGCGCCCATCTCATTCGGCGTCTATCAACTTCGCGTGGCCGAGGCACTCACTGTGCTTCCGTTCCTCAACCGCGGGGCGATCGCCGGGCTGTATGTTGGCTGTCTGGTGGCGAACTATTTTGGGGGACAGGGGATACTGGATATCATCATTGGGCCGATCCTCACGGCTGGCGCCGCGACGATTACCTACTGGTTGCGCCGATGGGAATTCGGATCTCTTAGACTCCGTACCTGGCTCGCCCCGATGCCTGCGGTCCTGTTCAATGCATTTGGCGTGGCCGCCTACCTTGCGCCTATCATTCAGGTCGACTATTGGTTTGCGGTCCAGATGATCGGGTTGGGTGAGTTGGCCGCCTGCTATCTGCTGGGGCTGCCGTTCCTCTGGATATTGGAAAAGCGGATCGGCTGGATTTTCAGGGGAGAGCAACCATCCGGTCAAGCTCGGACTTGATCTGCGGTCCATCTAACCTTTGCACGATGATCTCTGACCGTGCCCCTCGTTTCGCTCGTTTACTGGCGACATAGTGCGAATCGGCCAAACGCGCGATTTGGTGGAGGTGTGTCACCACCAGCACCTGGGTATCCTCAGACAGCCGCTTCAGCTTCTTGGCGACCTCAAAGGCAGTCTGCCCGCCAATACCAACATCGACTTCGTCGAATACCAGCAGAGATCGCTGCAGGTTGTTGTTTTTCTTTTCGGCGGCCTTGAGCGCCAACAGCACGCGGGATATCTCACCGCCCGATGCTGTCTTCACTAGCGATTTGAGTGGCTCGCCACGGTTGGCTGAAAAGAGGAAACGCCCGTTCTCCAGTCCGACCGCAGTCGGCTTGACTGTTTTGCCGTGATTCTCGATGCCGTTCGCATCCAGTTCGGAGACAAACTCAAACTCGAAATTCGCCCCCTCGATCGCCAACTCTCCCAGTTCCTTCACCACCAGTTTATGCAGATAATCGGCGGCTTTGCGGCGCAGGGAAGAGAGCTCTTTCGCTTTGATCGTATAGTCTGCCAGATGTTGCGCCTGTTCCTTTTCGAGACGAGCTATCAAGGAATCGATATCCGGGCGTTGCTTGAGCCGATCTTCGATTCCGGCAAGTGCCTCAAGAACCGCTTCAACCGTCCCGCCGAATTTCCGCTTCAGTTTGTAGATCTCATCCAGCCGTTCGTTGATTTCGTCAATTCGGTTCGGATCATCGGCAATCGAGCCGCCGTACTGCTCCACAAATCTCCGCATCTCCTCGATTCGATAGTCAAGGTCAGTCAGTTCCGCCAATTGTGGGGCGAGGCTGCTGTCGACCGCGGCCATCTTCTCAAGTTCTTTACGCGCGGCCCGCAACTGCTGGACCGCCCCGTTTTCATCCCCGCCGAGTATCTGCTCAATAGTCGCCGCCGCCGCGGCCAGAGCGCGGGAAGAGTCGAGGATCTTCCGCTCACGTTGCAGGTCATCCTCTTCGCCGACCCGAAGATTCGCTTTCACTATCTCGCTGCGCTGATACAGCAGTAGCTCTCGTTCTTCAATCAATTGCTGCCTGCGTGAGACCGTCTTCTTATATTCCGTAGCGGCCTTATCCCAGGCGGCATACAATTCACCAACCTCTGAGCGCAGGTTTTCGAGTGAGGCGAACCGATCCAGGAAGCCGAGATGATTCTCCTCATCCATCAGCATCTGGTTGGCATGTTGCCCGAGGATCTCCGCCAGCGGGGCGACAATATCCCGCAATTTTGCCAGTGTCGAAGGGGAGTCGTTGATCCTGATCCGGGAATTGCCGTCACGCGAAACCTCGCGCATCACCGTGATGCTGTTGTCAACTATACAATCAGCATACTGCTTGCGATAGGCGGCTGGCATCTGGGAGACATTGAAGGTTGCTGAGACGACCGCCTTCTCTTCACCATGGCGGATATATTCACGCTCCGCGCGACTTCCCAGCGCGAGGGAGAGGGCAGTGACAATAATCGACTTTCCGGCGCCGGTCTCACCGGTCAACACCAGCATCCCGCGATCGAACGACAGGTCTGCCGATTCGAGCAGGGCGATATTCTCGATGTGCATTTGCTTGAGCATTACAGTCCAAAGCTCTTGATCTGTTCTAAGAGAGCGCTGGCCCGTTCCTGGTCGCCGTCAGCTTCCGCTTTGGCCAGTTCCTTCTGGAGGTCAGCGCGAATCCGTTTCCGCTTTCGCTCCGCCATCAACTGAATATACTTTTTTGTTTCCACTTCCACCACGTCCGGTTCCCATTCTATCGAGGCAACCTCGGTGGCCAGTGAGATGGCGGTTTCATCGACGAAGTTCTCTATCAGCTTATCGGCCTGGATCATCCCAATCTTTTGATATTGTTGTATCATGGCCGAATAGAGCCGGGAAAGCTGTTTGGAGTCAAGGTCATCGGCGGAGATCGCTTCCAGGGCTTCATCCAGACAGCCAGGATTGCAGAAGAGCAGGGAAAGAAACTCCATCTCGATCTTCTGCCGCTTGGCATGGCGAAATGCCTGGTTCTGAGCCTCGACCCGTCCGGAGGGGACGGCGTTCTGGAAGATCGACTGATCGATTGACAACGATGTCGATGCTTCGGCATAGAACAGCGCCCGACGTGTCGGGTCAGTGATCTTCTCGGCCAGCGCGCTTAGTTCTTTGACCAGTTTCTCTTTGGCGATAATCCCCGAATGCTCCAGGTTGACTCTCTGGACGCGGAAGGGAATGAATCCGACCGCGTCGTATGCCAGATCATCGATCTTGTCGCGCCCGAATTTCCGGGCGACCGAATCCGGGTCCTCGCCCGGTGGAGGGATCATCACCCGCACCTCAAGGCCGGCATCATACAGAGAGTCAACCGACCGAAGTGCCGCATTCTGACCGGCCGAATCCGCATCAAAGAACAGATAGACTTCTTCGGCGAACCGTGCCAGCAATCTCGCTTGCTGTTGGGTGAACGCGGTCCCTGATGATGCCACCACATTTTTCACTCCCGCCTGCCAGAGCGAGATGAAGTCAAAATACCCTTCGACTATATACGCGCGATTGGCGTCACGGATAAAGTCGCGCGAGAAATTCAGTCCGTATAGCACATTCCCTTTGGAGTAGAGGGGAGTCTCCGGAGAATTGACATACTTCGCCGGTTCACCCTTCTTCAAGGTTCGTCCGCCGAATCCGATCGGCCTCTGACTGAGATTGAAAATCGGGATCATCAGTCGCTGGCGGAAGCGGTCAAAATATGACTTCTTGGTGTCGGAAAAGACGGCCAGTCCAGCTTGATGCAGTTCTTCACCGGTAATTCCTTTGGTCGCCGCATGTTTTATCAGGCCATCCCATGACTCGCCCGACAGACCGAACTTGAAGAACTGAATTGTCTCATCATCGATTTGTCGCTTTTTCTTCAGATAGCCGTCCAGCACCACTTTGTACTGCGACTGCATTAGTACTGACTGAAAGTACTCAAGCGCGACCTGCTGAGCGTAATTCAGCTTTTCGAACTGCTCACGTTTGGCGTCGGAGACCTCTTCCCGAATCGGGATATTCGCTTTCCGCGCGAGATGCTTCACCGCCTCGATGAACGACATCTTGTCATGTTCAATGAGGAAAGTGAAAACATTCCCTCCTTTGCCGCAACCAAAGCAATGATAAATCTGCTTGTCGGTATTGACCTTGAATGAGGGGGTTTTTTCCGTGTGAAACGGGCAGCAGGCTTCCCATGTCTTGCCTCGTTTTTTGAGACGGACATACTCACCGATTATCTGCGCGATATCGGTCGCTTGACGGATCTGCTCTATCGTTTCCTGTGGGATCATCGCTTCAACTTGACGATCGTCACACCCGCGCCCCCCTCGTTCCAGTCACCCAACCGGAGCGAGTCGACATCGCGATGTTTCTTCAGATACTCGGTCAACGTGCGACGGAGTGCGCCGGTTCCCTTCCCATGCACGACATAAACCTGCGTTAGACCGGCAACGATGGCTCGGTCAAGATAACGGTCGAGCGCTTCCTGCGCCTCTTCGCCGGTCATCCCACGAAGATGTATCTCCGGCGAGATCTGCTCATCCGGGTGTATGGAACCGACCGGCTTAAACTCAAACTCTTTGGTAACCTGGTCGACCCGTCGAAGCCCGCGCAGTTCGACGATCGTCCGGACATTCCCGATCCTGACCTTGGCGCGGTCATCGCCGATCAGGCTTTCGATTATCCCCTCTTTGTTCAGAGCGGCAAGCCGGACGGCATCCCCCTTCATGAAGCGG contains:
- a CDS encoding DNA primase: MIPQETIEQIRQATDIAQIIGEYVRLKKRGKTWEACCPFHTEKTPSFKVNTDKQIYHCFGCGKGGNVFTFLIEHDKMSFIEAVKHLARKANIPIREEVSDAKREQFEKLNYAQQVALEYFQSVLMQSQYKVVLDGYLKKKRQIDDETIQFFKFGLSGESWDGLIKHAATKGITGEELHQAGLAVFSDTKKSYFDRFRQRLMIPIFNLSQRPIGFGGRTLKKGEPAKYVNSPETPLYSKGNVLYGLNFSRDFIRDANRAYIVEGYFDFISLWQAGVKNVVASSGTAFTQQQARLLARFAEEVYLFFDADSAGQNAALRSVDSLYDAGLEVRVMIPPPGEDPDSVARKFGRDKIDDLAYDAVGFIPFRVQRVNLEHSGIIAKEKLVKELSALAEKITDPTRRALFYAEASTSLSIDQSIFQNAVPSGRVEAQNQAFRHAKRQKIEMEFLSLLFCNPGCLDEALEAISADDLDSKQLSRLYSAMIQQYQKIGMIQADKLIENFVDETAISLATEVASIEWEPDVVEVETKKYIQLMAERKRKRIRADLQKELAKAEADGDQERASALLEQIKSFGL